The following coding sequences are from one Nicotiana tabacum cultivar K326 chromosome 1, ASM71507v2, whole genome shotgun sequence window:
- the LOC107822580 gene encoding pentatricopeptide repeat-containing protein At1g62350-like, with protein sequence MWRQGLNLVRRASPRLIVLPHSSNSSFGIRQIITGSSSSSSPSVSIWRRKKEMGKEGLMVAKELKRLQSNPIRFERFIKSHVSRLLKSDLVAVLAEFQRQDLVSLSMRLYEVVRKEIWYRPDMFFFRDMLFMLARNKSVDEAKKVWDDLKKEGVLFDQHTFGDLVRAFLDGGLPSEAMHIYDEMRRSPDPPMSLPYRVILKGLLTYPELREKVKDDFLELFPDIVVYDPPEDLFDEEEWRKESDDD encoded by the exons ATGTGGCGTCAAGGTCTGAATCTTGTGCGGCGAGCCTCACCGAGATTAATTGTTCTCCCTCATTCATCAAACTCTAGCTTCGGAATCAGACAAATTATTACTGGTTCATCTTCATCATCGAGCCCAAGCGTGTCGATATGGAGACGCAAGaaagaaatgggaaaagaaggtTTAATGGTTGCCAAGGAACTTAAGCGCTTGCAATCGAACCCAATCCGGTTTGAGCGGTTCATTAAGTCCCACGTTTCTCGTCTTCTCAAATCTGACCTTGTAGCTGTTCTTGCTGAGTTCCAAAGACAAGATCTTGTTTCTCTCTCCATGAGG TTGTATGAGGTTGTCCGCAAAGAAATATGGTATAGGCCAGACATGTTCTTTTTCAGGGATATGCTTTTCATGCTTGCAAGAAACAAAAGCGTAGATGAAGCAAAGAAGGTatgggatgatttgaagaaagaAGGAGTGCTTTTCGATCAGCATACATTTGGTGATCTTGTCAGGGCTTTTCTAGACGGTGGATTACCTTCAGAGGCAATGCACATATATGATGAAATGAGGCGCTCTCCTGATCCTCCTATGTCTTTACCTTATCGTGTTATACTGAAGGGGTTACTTACTTACCCAGAACTGAGAGAAAAAGTGAAGGATGACTTTCTGGAACTGTTCCCAGATATTGTAGTTTATGATCCACCTGAAGATTTATTTGATGAAGAAGAATGGAGAAAGGAGAGCGATGATGATTAG